The genomic segment CCGAACTGATCAACAACAAGTACGATTTCGATCTGCCGCTGGCGCGCGGCGAGGGCCTTCCGGGGCTCGGTGGCGCCAAGGTCCGCCTCGTTTTCGCCGACCATCAGGCCGATCCGCAGAAGGGCCGCGCCGAGGCTGAGCGACTGATCACTCAGGAAAAAGTCTGCGCCATCGTCGGCACCTACCAGAGCGCCGTGGCGGTCACCGTCAGCCAGGTTTGCGAGCGCTATCAGGTACCGTTCCTGTCGGCCGACAACTCCTCGCCGAGCCTGCATCGCCGCGGCCTCAAGTATTATTTCCGGCCGGCTCCGCACGATGAGATGTTCTCGCAGGCGATGTTCGACTTCTTCGACGCCTTGAAGAAGAAGGGCCAGAAGATCGAGACGCTGGCGCTGTTCCACGAAGACACCATCTTCGGCACCGACTCCTCCAACGCGCAGCTCAAGCTGGCGCAGGAGCGTGGTTACAAGATCGCGGCGGACATCAAGTACCGCGCCAACTCGCCGTCACTGACTGCCGAGGTGCAGCAGCTCAAGGCTGCGGACGCCGACGTGCTGATGCCATCGAGCTACACCACCGACGGCATTCTGTTGATCCGCACCATGGGCGAGCTCGGCTACAAGGCCAAGAACATCGTGGCGCAGGACGCCGGCTTCTCGGAGAAGGCGCTGTATGATGCGGTCGGCGACAAGATCCCGGGCGTGATTTCGCGTGGCTCGTTTTCGATCGACCTTGCGCAGAAGCGGCCGATGGTCGGCAAGATCAACGACATGTACAAGGAGAAGTCCGGCAAGGACTTCAACGATTACTCGTCGCGGCAGTTCATGGGCCTGATCGTGATGGCCGACGCCATCAACCGTGCCAAGTCGACCGACGGCGAGAAGATCCGCGACGCCCTGGCAGCGACCGATATGCCGGGCGAGCAGACCATCATGCCGTGGAGCCGGGTCAAGTTCGACGAGACCGGCCAGAACACCTTCGCCGACCCGGTGCTGTTGCAATATGTCGGCGGCAAGTTCGTCACCATCTTCCCCACTCAGGCCGCGGTCGCTGACGCGATCTGGCCGATGCCGTAACGCAGGAAGTTAAAACGGGCGCACCATGGTGCGCCCGTTTGTGTGAGGGGCGTAGCGGCGACGCAATCCAGCGCTGCGCTCCTGTTTTGGATTGCTTCGCTTCGCTCGCAATGACGGAGAGAGGACTTTGACCACCGCGACGATCATCCAGTCTCTCGCCAGCGGTCTGCTGATGGGACTTCTGTACGGCTTGGTCGCGGTCGGCCTGGCTCTGATCTTTGGCCTGATGGATGTCACCAACTTCGCCCACGGCGAATTCCTGATGTTGGCGATGTACATCACCTTCTTCCTGTTCGCGTTCTTCGCGATCGATCCGATCCTCGCCGCTCCGCTCGTCGGGGCGGCGATGTTCGTGTTCGGCGCGGTGATTTACCTATTGGTCGTCCGATTTGCGATGAGAGCCAGAGCCAATATCGGCATGGTGCAGATCTTCACGACCTTCGGCCTCGCAATCCTGATGCGCGGCCTGGCGCAGTACTTCTTCACCCCCGACTATCGCAGCATCAACGTCTCCTGGCTGGGCGGCAAGACGCTGGAGATCGGCGGCGTGTTCCTGCCCGTGCCGCAACTGGTCGGCGCGCTGGTGTCGATCGCCGCGTTCGGCGCGTTGTACTTCTTCATGAAGAAGACCGATTTCGGCCGTGCGCTCGAAGCGACCCGCGAGGACGCAGGCGCGGTGGCTCTGGTTGGCATCGACAAGAACAAGGTGTTCGCGCTGGGCTGGGGCCTTGGCTCGGCATTGATCGGTCTGGCAGGCGCCGTGATGGCGATCTTCTTCTATATCTATCCCGATGTCGGCGCCTCGTTCGCGCTGATCGCCTACGTCACCGTGGCGCTCGGCGGCTTTGGCAGCGTGTTCGGCGCCTTCGCCGGTGGCATCATCGTCGGCCTGGTCGAGGCGACCACCGCGATGATCCTGCCGCCGTCGCTGAAGTCGATCGGCATCTACGCCGTTTATCTGCTGGTTGTGTTCATTCGGCCGCGTGGCCTGTTCGGATCGATCTGATGGACAAGGCTCACCTCAAACGCCGCCGCCGCGACCTGATCGTCGCCGCTCTGCTTGCCGCCGCCGCTGCCTGCGCGCCGTTGTTCATCAAGGATGTCTACGTCCAGAACATCATGGTGCTGACCCTGATGTATGCGGCACTGTCGCAGGGGTGGAACATCCTGGGCGGCTATTGCGGCCAGATCTCGCTCGGCCACGCGCTGTATTTCGGCCTCGGCGCCTACACCACGGCGCTGTTGTTCACCAAGCTCGGCGTGCTGCCGTGGTTCGGCATGATCGGCGGCGGCATCATCTCGTCGGTGATTGCCCTGGCGCTCGGCTATCCGACCTTCCGGCTGCGCGGCCACTATTTCGTCATCGCCACCATCGTGATCGCCGAGATCGGTTTTCTGTTGTTCCACAATTGGGACTGGGCCGGGGCGGCGCTCGGCATCGACATTCCGGTCCGTGGCGACAGCTGGGCCAAGTTCCAGTTCACCCGCAGCAAGCTGCCTTACTACTATTTCGCCCTGGTGTTCTGTTGCCTCGCCTGGCTCATCACCTGGTGGCTGGAAGACTCCAAATGGGGCTACTGGTGGCGCGCCGTGAAGGACAATCCGGACGCGGCCGAAAGCCTCGGCGTGGTGGTGTTCAACTCCAAGATGGGCGCCGCCGCGGTATCGGCATTCCTCACTGCGGTTGGCGGCAGCTTCTACGCGATGTTCGTGTCCTATATCGATCCTGAAAGCGTGATGACCTTCCAGTTCTCGCTGCTGATGGCGCTGCCCGCCGTGCTTGGTGGCATCGGCACGCTGTGGGGCCCGGTGCTCGGCGCTGCGATCTTGATCCCGCTCACCGAGCTGACTCGGTCGTTCGTCGGTGGCTCGGGACGCGGCGTTGACCTGATCCTGTACGGCAGCGTGATCGTGGTGATCGCGCTGGCGCGGCCGGAAGGCTTGATCGGCCTGTTCTCCCGCCGCTCGGCTTCCAAGGGAGTGCCGCAATGAGCGAGACACTTCTGGAAACCCGCGGCGTGTGGCAGCGCTTCGGCGGTCTCGTCGCCAACAGCGACGTGTCAATCAAGGTCGGGCGCGGCGAGATCGTCGGCCTGATCGGCCCGAACGGCGCCGGCAAGTCGACGCTGTTCAATCTGATCGCCGGCGTGCTGCCGCCGACCCAAGGCTCGATCATCTTCGACGGCGAGGACGTCACCAAGCTCCCTGCCACCGCTCGCTGTGCCCGCGGCATCGGCCGGACCTTCCAGGTGGTGAAGAGCTTCGAGTCGATGACGGTGATCGACAACGTCATCGTCGGCGCGCTGATCCGCACCACGGTGATGCGCGAGGCGCGGCGCAGGGCGCATGAGGTGCTGAAGTTCTGCGGCCTGGACGGGCGCGCCGACGTGCTCGCCAGCCAGCTCATTCCCTCTGAGAAGCGCCGGCTCGAAGTCGCCCGCGCGCTCGCCACCGAACCGAAGCTGCTGCTGCTCGACGAGGTGCTCACTGGTCTGACGCCGACCGAAGCGGAGAAGGGCGTCGAACTGGTGCGCCGCGTCCGCGACGCCGGCATCACGGTGCTGATGGTCGAGCACGTCATGGAAATCGTCATGCCGTTGGTCGACCGTGCCATCGTTCTCGACCTCGGCAAGGTGCTCACCGAAGGCAAGCCGGCCGACGTGGTGCGCGACCCGAAAGTCATCACTGCTTATCTTGGGGATCGTCATGCTGTCGGTGCGTGAGGTCACCACCGCCTATAAGGGCCTGGTCGCGATTTCGAACGTCTCGATCGAGGTCGAGCAGGGCGAGATCGTCTGCGTCGCCGGCGCCAATGGCGCGGGCAAATCGACGCTGCTGAAATCGATCGCCGGCGCCGAGCGCATTCGTTCCGGCCAAGTGCTGTTTGACGGCGAGCGGCTCGACGGCGTCCCGCAGCATGTGATCACCAAGCGCGGCGTCGCCTATGTGCCGGAGAACCGCCGGCTGTTTCCCCGGCTGTCGGTCCACGACAATCTGCGGCTCGGCAGTTACCTCTATCGCGGTGAAGCCGATCGCGAGAAGCCGCTGGAGTTCGTGTTCAGCCTGTTTCCCCGGTTGCAGGAACGGTTGGAGCAGCGTGCCGAGACTTTGAGCGGTGGCGAGCAGCAGATGCTGGCGATCGGCCGCGCGCTGATGACTCGGCCGCGCCTGCTGATGCTCGACGAGCCGTCGCAGGGCATCATGCCTAAGCTGGTCAGCGAGATCTTCCAGTCGGTGAAGAAGATCCGCGACGCCGGCATGACCGTGCTGATCGTCGAGCAGCGCATGGCCGAATGCCTCGAAATCGCCGACCGCGCCTACATCCTGCAGACCGGCCGCGTCCTGATGCAGGGCAAGGCCGCCGAGCTGATGGATAACCCCGACGTCCGGAAGGCGTATCTGGGGCTCTAGCTGAGCGTCCCTCTAGTTTGTTCTGCCTTTGAGTTGAGCGTCAATCTATCTGCGTCATTGCAAGGAGCAAAGCGACGAAGCAATCCAGAAGTCCCCGTGCACCTGGCCTGGATTGCTGCGCGGCGCTCGCAATGACGGATGCTGAGATTCATTGTATCTCTTGAGCATCCAAGGATGCCGGGGGACGCTCAACATGCCGCGCTTC from the Rhodopseudomonas palustris genome contains:
- a CDS encoding branched-chain amino acid ABC transporter permease; this translates as MTTATIIQSLASGLLMGLLYGLVAVGLALIFGLMDVTNFAHGEFLMLAMYITFFLFAFFAIDPILAAPLVGAAMFVFGAVIYLLVVRFAMRARANIGMVQIFTTFGLAILMRGLAQYFFTPDYRSINVSWLGGKTLEIGGVFLPVPQLVGALVSIAAFGALYFFMKKTDFGRALEATREDAGAVALVGIDKNKVFALGWGLGSALIGLAGAVMAIFFYIYPDVGASFALIAYVTVALGGFGSVFGAFAGGIIVGLVEATTAMILPPSLKSIGIYAVYLLVVFIRPRGLFGSI
- a CDS encoding ABC transporter substrate-binding protein, translated to MKINRRNLVLGGAASAALLPFATARAETKEVVIGVIYPLSGSSAQIGVDAQKAFQTAAELINNKYDFDLPLARGEGLPGLGGAKVRLVFADHQADPQKGRAEAERLITQEKVCAIVGTYQSAVAVTVSQVCERYQVPFLSADNSSPSLHRRGLKYYFRPAPHDEMFSQAMFDFFDALKKKGQKIETLALFHEDTIFGTDSSNAQLKLAQERGYKIAADIKYRANSPSLTAEVQQLKAADADVLMPSSYTTDGILLIRTMGELGYKAKNIVAQDAGFSEKALYDAVGDKIPGVISRGSFSIDLAQKRPMVGKINDMYKEKSGKDFNDYSSRQFMGLIVMADAINRAKSTDGEKIRDALAATDMPGEQTIMPWSRVKFDETGQNTFADPVLLQYVGGKFVTIFPTQAAVADAIWPMP
- a CDS encoding ABC transporter ATP-binding protein, coding for MLSVREVTTAYKGLVAISNVSIEVEQGEIVCVAGANGAGKSTLLKSIAGAERIRSGQVLFDGERLDGVPQHVITKRGVAYVPENRRLFPRLSVHDNLRLGSYLYRGEADREKPLEFVFSLFPRLQERLEQRAETLSGGEQQMLAIGRALMTRPRLLMLDEPSQGIMPKLVSEIFQSVKKIRDAGMTVLIVEQRMAECLEIADRAYILQTGRVLMQGKAAELMDNPDVRKAYLGL
- a CDS encoding ABC transporter ATP-binding protein, translated to MSETLLETRGVWQRFGGLVANSDVSIKVGRGEIVGLIGPNGAGKSTLFNLIAGVLPPTQGSIIFDGEDVTKLPATARCARGIGRTFQVVKSFESMTVIDNVIVGALIRTTVMREARRRAHEVLKFCGLDGRADVLASQLIPSEKRRLEVARALATEPKLLLLDEVLTGLTPTEAEKGVELVRRVRDAGITVLMVEHVMEIVMPLVDRAIVLDLGKVLTEGKPADVVRDPKVITAYLGDRHAVGA
- a CDS encoding branched-chain amino acid ABC transporter permease, whose translation is MDKAHLKRRRRDLIVAALLAAAAACAPLFIKDVYVQNIMVLTLMYAALSQGWNILGGYCGQISLGHALYFGLGAYTTALLFTKLGVLPWFGMIGGGIISSVIALALGYPTFRLRGHYFVIATIVIAEIGFLLFHNWDWAGAALGIDIPVRGDSWAKFQFTRSKLPYYYFALVFCCLAWLITWWLEDSKWGYWWRAVKDNPDAAESLGVVVFNSKMGAAAVSAFLTAVGGSFYAMFVSYIDPESVMTFQFSLLMALPAVLGGIGTLWGPVLGAAILIPLTELTRSFVGGSGRGVDLILYGSVIVVIALARPEGLIGLFSRRSASKGVPQ